A window of Macrococcus sp. 19Msa1099 genomic DNA:
GTCACCAAATTCAGGGTGAGCATTAATTCCTGTACCAACTGCAGTGCCACCAATCGCAAGGTTTAATAATTCTTTCTTAGAAGTATTGAGTAGCTCCTCACATTTATCTAACATAAAGCGCCAACCTGAAACTTCTTGTCCTAATGTTAAAGGTGTTGCATCTTGTAAATGCGTACGACCAATCTTGATAATTGACGCGAACTTTTCTTCTTTTTCTTTTAAAGTGTTACGCAATGTATTTAAAGAAGGTAATAATTTAGCTTCAATTTCGTGGAATAATGCAACATGCATCGCTGTCGGATACGTGTCATTAGAGCTTTGTGATTTATTAACATCATCGTTCGGATGAACTGTTTCATCGCTTCTAGCTTCCTTTAAATAATTGTTCGCAACAAATGCTACAACCTCGTTAACGTTCATATTGCTTTGTGTACCACTACCTGTCTGCCAGACAACTAATGGGAAGTGTGCATCTAATTTCCCGCTCAATACATCATCACATGCTTTAACGATAGCGTCACTCTTAGCATCTGATAATTTCCCTAATCCTTTGTTTACAATTGCTGCCGCTTTCTTTAAATGTGCAAAGCCATATACCACTTCAATTGGCATCTGTTCTTTACCTACTGGAAAGTTCTGTTTACTACGCTGTGTCTGGGCACCCCAGAACTTATCTGCAGGTACTTCAATTTCTCCAAATGTATCGTGTTCAATTCTAAATGACATGTTATTCTCCCCTTATCTCTTTTATACTTATATTTTACATTAAATAACGCTTTCATTCATTAATAATTAACAAAAAAATCAGAATACATATCATGTATTCTGATTCTTAATTACGCTTCGTCATCTTGCTTTTCTTCATGATCTTCGGCGTTCTGTTCTGATATTTGTTCCATCTCTTTACCGAGCTCTACGACATCTTCAAAGTTAGTAACCATTTCATTTTCCTGATCTTCATAGCGATGAGTTGACATAATTTAACACTCCTTTAACTAAAAGTTAATATTTGTTAACTATAATATAATCTGATACCAAACTATAAGGAGAATCCTCATGCAATACATCGTAAGAATCCCCTCACAACAAGTCTACAGCTTTATGCACCTTAAACACAGATATCATTTCAGTGACACCAATGTACGCGACCTTGAAAAGAAGGAACTCGGCTATATCGGTGAAGTAATAGCTGATGAATTGATACATGAACACTTCAGTAATGACTCATGTATTTATTTAACTGATTTAAACTATACTATTAATTATACCCAATTTCAGATTGATTCTATCTTAATTATCGAAAATACTTTATATATTTTTGAAGTGAAATACTTTAACTTTGATTTGACCTATGATGGTGCGCTTTATTATCTCGCTAATGGCGAAGTGTTTCATTCCTTGAATAATCAGATTGAGAAGATAAAGAAGCTTATGTGCTCTGTATTTGAATTTAAAGTCGACAACATTATTGTCATGCCGTTTTTTACGAATAAAAATCAGATGATTTATTCTAAACATCACGATCACTATTTAACGATGCATAATTATAAAGCATTCTTTAATTCTATAGAGAGACCAAAGTTTTATAATCAGGTCGTTGCGGCTGAGCTTATTCAAATGAGAAAACCAAATGACTTTGATAGACCATTAGAAATACGATATCACGAAGTTGACAAAGGAGCATACTGTCCGAGTTGTTATCACGAATTAATCAAACAATCTTCTCGGAAGTTTCAATGTACGTATTGTAAGACGACATTTTCAAGTCGTGAGATTATCGGGGCAAGCTTCGAAGATCTGCCAATACTGTTTCCGAATATAGTAATAACGACAGCACTACTCTATGACTGGTTCGGTGGACTGATGAGCGAACGAAATTTAAGGAGGTATTGGGATAAACAAGAGATTAAGCAGCCATTTCAGTTAAGCATTAAAAGAGAAAAATAATGAGCGTCACTTTTTTGGTCACTCGGACTAAATTTCACCCGAGAGTGTCACTTTTTCGGTCACTCGTACCAATTTTCACCCGCGAGTGTCACTTTTTTGGACACCCGGACTAAATTTCACCTGCGAATGGCTACTATTCGGACATTCACATCTACTCCTTCAACATCACTCAACAAAAAAAGACCCTCATCCGGGCCTTTACTTCAATTAGCTATACATTTGATAGAAATA
This region includes:
- the fumC gene encoding class II fumarate hydratase gives rise to the protein MSFRIEHDTFGEIEVPADKFWGAQTQRSKQNFPVGKEQMPIEVVYGFAHLKKAAAIVNKGLGKLSDAKSDAIVKACDDVLSGKLDAHFPLVVWQTGSGTQSNMNVNEVVAFVANNYLKEARSDETVHPNDDVNKSQSSNDTYPTAMHVALFHEIEAKLLPSLNTLRNTLKEKEEKFASIIKIGRTHLQDATPLTLGQEVSGWRFMLDKCEELLNTSKKELLNLAIGGTAVGTGINAHPEFGDRVAKQIGEQTGYDFISSPNKFHALTAHDEVTFVHGALKALAADLMKIANDVRWLSSGPRAGLAEISIPENEPGSSIMPGKVNPTQSEMLTMVAVQVMGNDAAVGIAASQGNFELNVFKPVIMYNTLQSIYLLTDGMQSFNDNCAVGIEPIEENITKYLNESLMLVTALNPHIGYEKAAYIAKTAHKEGLTLKASALKSGYLTEEQFNEWIKPEEMIHPK
- a CDS encoding SAS053 family protein — translated: MSTHRYEDQENEMVTNFEDVVELGKEMEQISEQNAEDHEEKQDDEA
- a CDS encoding nuclease-related domain-containing protein, translated to MQYIVRIPSQQVYSFMHLKHRYHFSDTNVRDLEKKELGYIGEVIADELIHEHFSNDSCIYLTDLNYTINYTQFQIDSILIIENTLYIFEVKYFNFDLTYDGALYYLANGEVFHSLNNQIEKIKKLMCSVFEFKVDNIIVMPFFTNKNQMIYSKHHDHYLTMHNYKAFFNSIERPKFYNQVVAAELIQMRKPNDFDRPLEIRYHEVDKGAYCPSCYHELIKQSSRKFQCTYCKTTFSSREIIGASFEDLPILFPNIVITTALLYDWFGGLMSERNLRRYWDKQEIKQPFQLSIKREK